The Mercenaria mercenaria strain notata chromosome 8, MADL_Memer_1, whole genome shotgun sequence genome has a segment encoding these proteins:
- the LOC123565607 gene encoding glycoprotein 3-alpha-L-fucosyltransferase A-like produces the protein MANKYLKILFLCVLTLVILIESELLIQKFGIDFCLNAKEETTLSSAYINESSATQMEKGVKYFRITWYDVPKFWKYRPDAAYSGFKGCNYNNCKLSFNNSDAEYSDAIIFQGGYMFPLKLRFKRPNGQIWIFFDLEPPYRYNKQRYSSVPKNSFNWTMTYDKSVSDIHLPYGEITKKSYTENRSKNAILRSKNKTALIIMSHCNTPADRLRYVNALRKIIDVDILGACGTKWSCGIRSLHNHCFEILNRYKFFLAFENSFCNNYFTEKVFDNFDYDVVLVTRGGKKSQIKEILPDGTYLSTDDFKNARELGLYLKSMTDKTYLNMIRRKQKFTSSRSYISVFHKAMCEICRKLNNAHMFTNTIIDIDKWAFSSNPCRSPDDFE, from the exons ATGGcaaacaagtatttaaaaatactttttctttgTGTGTTAACACTAGTGATTTTAATTGAGAGTGAGTTGCTTATTCAAAAGTTTGGAATAGATTTTTGTTTGAATGCAAAG GAGGAAACTACATTAAGCAGTGCTTACATAAATGAAAGCAGTGCAACACAGATGGAAAAAGGTGTAAAATACTTCAGAATCACGTGGTATGATGTACCAAAATTTTGGAAATACAGACCTGATGCTGCGTACAGTGGATTTAAGGGATGTAATTACAACAACTGCAAACTGTCCTTTAATAATTCTGATGCAGAATACAGTGATGCAATTATTTTTCAAGGTGGTTATATGTTTCCGCTGAAACTGCGTTTTAAGCGTCCAAATGGTCAAATCTGGATATTCTTTGATCTTGAACCACCATACAGATATAACAAACAGCGCTATAGTTCGGTTCCAAAAAATTCATTCAACTGGACAATGACATATGATAAAAGTGTTTCTGATATACATTTACCTTATGGTGAAATAACCAAAAAATCATATACCGAAAACAGAAGTAAGAATGCTATATTGCGGAGTAAAAACAAAACTGCGCTTATAATAATGTCTCACTGCAATACTCCGGCGGATAGGCTAAGGTATGTAAATGCACTAAGAAAAATTATAGACGTTGATATTCTTGGTGCATGTGGTACTAAATGGTCCTGTGGAATTAGGTCTTTGCACAACCactgttttgaaatattaaatcgTTATAAATTTTTCTTAGCGTTTGAAAAttcgttttgtaataattatttcacaGAGAAAGTTTTTGACAACTTTGATTATGATGTAGTCTTGGTAACAAGGGGAGGGAAAAAAAGCCAGATAAAAGAAATACTTCCAGACGGAACATATTTATCAACAGATGACTTTAAAAATGCTAGAGAGCTTGGATTATATTTGAAATCAATGacagataaaacatatttaaatatgaTAAGAAGAAAGCAAAAATTTACATCATCTAGAAGCTATATATCAGTTTTTCACAAAGCTATGTGTGAAATATGTAGAAAGCTGAATAATGCACACATGTTTACAAACACAATCATAGATATTGATAAATGGGCATTTTCCTCCAATCCTTGTAGATCCCCAGATGACTTTGAATGA